In Niallia sp. FSL W8-0635, one genomic interval encodes:
- a CDS encoding heavy metal translocating P-type ATPase — translation MAEQSIMKSKGKIKEQTFEITGMTCAACATRIEKGLNKMQGVEQATVNLALEKATVKYREEQLSTNEIKDKVEGLGYGIITEKLELDISGMTCAACATRIEKGLNKMSGVNKATVNLALENATIEYNPASVATDELIEKINKLGYGATKKESKQASLNKKEAEYQRQKRKFIFSMVLSLPLLWAMVGHFTFTAFLYVPKIFMNPWVQMALATPIQFFVGKQFYVGAYKALKNKSANMDVLVALGTSAAYFYSVYLSFQTLGHLGHPVGLYFETSAILITLIILGKLFETKAKGRSSEAIKKLMGLQAKTAIVFRDGEQKEIPLEEVLVGETLLIKPGDKIPVDGEIIEGQSAIDESMLTGESIPVDKQVGDSVIGATINKNGFLKMRATKVGRETALAQIIKVVEEAQGSKAPIQRLADHISGIFVPIVVSLALITFLFWYFIMTPGDFAESLEKLIAVLVIACPCALGLATPTSIMAGSGRAAEYGILFKGGEHLEMTHKIDTILLDKTGTVTNGKPVLTDVVTEWKEAELLSLVGAAESKSEHPLAEAIVKGITGRGIVLHDSTEFEAIPGYGIRANVDGNDILVGTRRLMDRYRINVGKVLPKMKELESQGKTAMLISINGKYAGLLAVADTIKETSKAAIKRLKQMNLDVIMITGDNQQTAEAIGRQAGIEHIIAEVLPNGKAEAVKKLQQQGKKVAMVGDGINDAPALALADIGMAIGTGTDIAMEAADITLIRGDLQAIGDSILISRKTMINIKQNLFWAFGYNTLGIPIAAIGLLAPWLAGAAMAFSSISVVLNALRLQRLKL, via the coding sequence ATGGCCGAACAAAGTATTATGAAGAGTAAGGGCAAAATAAAGGAACAAACTTTTGAGATTACGGGAATGACATGTGCAGCTTGTGCCACTCGTATTGAAAAAGGGTTAAATAAGATGCAAGGTGTAGAGCAGGCAACAGTCAATTTGGCGCTTGAAAAGGCAACCGTTAAGTATAGAGAAGAGCAACTTTCAACAAATGAAATTAAAGATAAAGTGGAAGGATTAGGCTATGGAATAATCACAGAAAAACTGGAATTAGATATTTCAGGAATGACATGTGCAGCCTGTGCTACAAGGATAGAAAAAGGGTTAAATAAGATGTCTGGCGTTAATAAGGCAACTGTTAATCTTGCATTAGAAAATGCAACAATTGAATACAATCCAGCAAGTGTTGCTACAGATGAATTAATTGAAAAAATAAATAAGCTTGGTTACGGGGCAACGAAGAAGGAGTCTAAGCAAGCAAGCCTAAATAAAAAGGAAGCAGAATATCAAAGACAAAAACGGAAATTTATTTTTTCCATGGTTTTATCTCTTCCTCTATTATGGGCGATGGTTGGTCACTTTACATTTACTGCCTTTCTCTATGTACCAAAGATATTCATGAATCCGTGGGTACAAATGGCTCTGGCAACACCGATACAATTTTTTGTAGGGAAGCAGTTTTATGTAGGAGCATACAAAGCATTAAAAAATAAGAGTGCCAATATGGATGTTCTTGTTGCATTAGGAACTTCCGCCGCTTATTTTTATAGTGTTTATCTTTCCTTCCAGACTTTAGGACATCTTGGTCATCCTGTTGGTCTATATTTTGAAACAAGCGCCATTCTAATTACGTTAATTATTCTTGGTAAATTATTTGAAACGAAAGCAAAGGGACGATCCTCGGAAGCGATAAAAAAACTTATGGGACTTCAAGCGAAAACTGCTATTGTATTTCGAGATGGAGAACAGAAGGAAATTCCTCTTGAAGAAGTTTTAGTAGGAGAAACACTACTTATTAAGCCTGGAGATAAAATCCCTGTTGATGGAGAAATCATCGAAGGACAGTCAGCGATAGATGAATCGATGCTTACTGGTGAAAGCATACCAGTCGATAAGCAAGTGGGAGATTCAGTAATTGGCGCAACCATTAATAAAAATGGTTTCTTAAAAATGAGGGCAACAAAGGTCGGCAGAGAGACAGCACTTGCGCAAATTATTAAAGTAGTGGAAGAAGCACAAGGATCTAAGGCACCAATACAACGCTTGGCAGATCATATTTCAGGTATTTTTGTTCCAATTGTAGTAAGTCTTGCACTTATTACGTTCCTTTTCTGGTATTTCATCATGACACCTGGTGATTTTGCAGAAAGTCTCGAGAAGCTAATTGCGGTATTGGTTATTGCTTGTCCTTGTGCACTTGGTTTAGCTACTCCGACCTCTATTATGGCTGGATCAGGTAGAGCGGCAGAATATGGGATTTTATTTAAAGGTGGAGAACACCTTGAAATGACACATAAAATTGATACCATTTTATTAGATAAAACTGGAACGGTCACAAATGGAAAGCCTGTATTAACCGACGTAGTAACAGAATGGAAAGAAGCAGAATTGCTATCCTTAGTTGGGGCAGCAGAAAGCAAATCGGAGCATCCTCTTGCTGAAGCGATTGTCAAAGGCATAACTGGTCGAGGGATTGTACTTCATGATTCAACTGAATTCGAAGCAATTCCTGGCTATGGAATACGAGCAAACGTGGATGGAAACGATATATTAGTCGGAACTCGACGATTGATGGATCGTTACCGTATCAATGTTGGAAAAGTTCTTCCTAAAATGAAAGAGCTTGAATCCCAAGGGAAAACCGCCATGCTTATAAGTATTAATGGGAAATATGCAGGTCTTTTAGCTGTGGCAGATACGATTAAAGAAACATCAAAAGCGGCAATTAAACGATTGAAACAGATGAATCTGGATGTCATCATGATCACTGGAGACAACCAGCAAACTGCGGAAGCAATAGGAAGACAAGCTGGTATTGAACATATCATTGCAGAGGTATTACCTAATGGAAAGGCAGAGGCTGTTAAAAAGCTACAACAACAAGGTAAAAAAGTAGCTATGGTTGGGGATGGAATAAATGATGCACCTGCTCTTGCCCTCGCGGATATAGGAATGGCAATCGGAACTGGTACAGATATTGCTATGGAAGCAGCCGATATTACTCTAATCAGAGGAGATTTACAGGCAATTGGGGATAGCATTTTAATAAGCAGAAAGACAATGATTAACATTAAGCAAAATTTATTCTGGGCATTCGGCTACAATACCCTTGGAATACCTATTGCAGCAATAGGTTTGTTAGCACCTTGGCTTGCTGGTGCTGCTATGGCATTTAGCTCCATATCGGTTGTATTAAATGCTCTTCGCTTGCAGCGTTTGAAGCTTTAA
- the copZ gene encoding copper chaperone CopZ, whose translation MENVTLKVEGMSCNHCVNAVEGSVGELAGVSAVKVNLKEGLVDVAYNASEVALETIKEAIDEQGYDVK comes from the coding sequence ATGGAAAATGTAACGTTAAAAGTAGAAGGAATGTCTTGTAATCATTGTGTAAATGCGGTAGAAGGAAGTGTAGGGGAGCTTGCAGGCGTTTCCGCTGTGAAAGTAAACCTGAAAGAAGGATTAGTAGATGTAGCATACAATGCTAGCGAAGTTGCACTTGAAACAATTAAAGAAGCAATTGACGAGCAGGGTTATGATGTAAAGTAA
- a CDS encoding metal-sensitive transcriptional regulator: protein MRKNTGGILLDNNELEIESCHVTSDRRSHHSDKVKQNLVTRLNRIEGQIRGIKGLIEKDTYCDDVITQISATQSALNSVAKILLEGHLKNCVVERIQEGDMEVVDEVLTTIQKLMKK, encoded by the coding sequence ATGAGAAAGAACACAGGGGGAATTTTATTGGACAATAACGAGCTTGAAATAGAAAGCTGCCATGTTACAAGTGACCGAAGAAGTCATCATTCAGATAAAGTAAAACAGAATTTAGTCACCAGGTTAAATCGTATTGAAGGCCAAATTAGAGGGATAAAAGGCTTAATAGAAAAAGATACGTATTGCGATGATGTTATTACACAAATTTCTGCAACACAATCTGCTTTAAATAGCGTTGCCAAGATATTGTTAGAAGGCCATTTGAAAAACTGTGTAGTGGAACGTATCCAAGAGGGAGACATGGAGGTTGTTGACGAGGTATTAACAACCATTCAAAAATTAATGAAAAAATAA
- a CDS encoding GntR family transcriptional regulator: MKNITQIPRLSLREQIYDRLRSAIIHLELKPGERINDKALAEQFGVSRTPVREALKKLEDEGLIVTSPGSETIVSLIEVDQAMHAFTVVAALHGLAAKLAFSTLTADHTEQMTTINSKFAEALKAEDKYRAIQLDDQFHRIILEAAQNPEITLALDRLLPKIRRLELVKFNAFDGQKSIKQHQEIITCISNGNKSQLPTLIENNWLSLAEYLTEK; the protein is encoded by the coding sequence ATGAAAAATATTACTCAAATTCCTCGTCTATCATTAAGAGAACAAATATATGACCGGTTACGATCAGCAATCATTCATCTTGAATTGAAGCCTGGTGAGAGAATTAACGATAAAGCATTGGCTGAACAATTTGGAGTAAGCAGGACACCTGTACGAGAAGCTCTCAAAAAATTGGAGGATGAAGGCTTAATTGTAACTTCTCCAGGTTCTGAAACAATTGTTAGCCTAATTGAAGTAGACCAAGCAATGCATGCCTTTACTGTAGTAGCCGCTCTCCATGGATTAGCAGCGAAATTAGCTTTCTCCACTTTGACTGCCGATCATACCGAACAAATGACTACAATAAATAGCAAATTTGCTGAAGCTCTAAAAGCAGAGGATAAGTATCGAGCAATTCAATTGGATGATCAATTTCATAGGATTATTTTAGAAGCAGCTCAGAATCCAGAAATAACGCTAGCCTTAGATCGCCTTCTTCCAAAAATTAGACGACTTGAGTTAGTAAAATTTAATGCCTTCGATGGACAAAAGTCCATTAAACAACATCAGGAAATTATTACGTGTATATCTAATGGGAACAAGAGCCAGCTTCCAACATTGATTGAAAATAATTGGCTAAGCTTAGCTGAATATTTAACTGAAAAGTAA
- a CDS encoding MarR family winged helix-turn-helix transcriptional regulator, whose translation MNEMPIGRIISMIHRQNQKFLSKELKPFEIGNGGQHAFLKTIIAKPGVNQDELSSLLKFDKATTARAVKHLESVGYIERQTDNNDRRSNNLYPTAKAHTIFPNIQEVLERLNEEITSNLTGEEEYQLLQLLKKIYPTLNGE comes from the coding sequence ATGAATGAAATGCCAATTGGAAGGATTATTTCGATGATTCATAGGCAGAACCAAAAATTCCTTTCGAAGGAATTGAAACCATTCGAAATAGGAAATGGTGGGCAGCACGCTTTTTTAAAAACGATTATTGCCAAGCCAGGGGTTAATCAAGATGAACTTTCCTCTCTATTAAAGTTTGATAAAGCAACAACTGCCAGAGCGGTAAAGCATTTAGAAAGCGTCGGATATATTGAGAGACAAACAGATAACAATGATCGGCGTTCAAATAATTTATATCCAACAGCAAAAGCACATACTATTTTTCCGAATATACAAGAAGTCTTAGAAAGGCTAAATGAAGAAATTACTAGTAATTTGACAGGTGAAGAAGAATATCAATTGCTTCAATTATTAAAAAAGATTTATCCTACTCTTAACGGAGAGTAA
- a CDS encoding MFS transporter: protein MQPSIKEINNDVHQRRWLIFTVLNIFTFMGTLDASIVNIALPTISKQLGLAFASSQWIVISYLLTICTVILFFGKLGDMFGKINVFKWGSILFIIGSFLCGLSNTLSFLVISRIIQAIGAAMTMANSQGIVTEIFPVKERGKALGLIGTFVSLGSITGPSLGGIIISSLGWEYIFWINIPIGFIAIALAWKILPKDVTITKTKIDVAGSLLFSFSIILFIGGLLLGQQYGYANWFIIASIIIGVLTFISFIIVEYRKESPMLELSIFKNPLFSISIFCAFIVFIANFCFNILSPFYTQDILGLSALHSGYILMLFPITMAIVAPISGSLSDKISGQAITFVGLLVMIVAQIGLTFLHEGSTLISLALWIIMLGASTGLFQSPNNSLIMSTVERKQLGIAGSINSLVRNLGMVVGISLATSILFSVMSIKAGYRVTALIPGRPDIFLSGMHVVFLVSSSLCFVGLLLTGWRYMTSRKVESKKVRNAS, encoded by the coding sequence TTGCAACCTTCCATAAAAGAAATCAACAACGATGTTCATCAACGTAGATGGCTCATTTTTACCGTATTAAATATATTTACCTTTATGGGAACCCTTGATGCTAGTATTGTAAATATTGCTCTCCCGACTATTTCAAAACAGTTAGGTCTTGCCTTTGCCAGTTCCCAATGGATTGTTATTAGTTATTTACTTACAATCTGTACCGTTATTCTTTTCTTCGGAAAATTAGGGGACATGTTTGGAAAAATTAACGTCTTTAAGTGGGGATCGATTCTATTTATTATTGGCTCATTCCTTTGTGGACTAAGTAATACACTGTCCTTTTTAGTCATATCAAGGATTATCCAAGCAATTGGCGCGGCAATGACAATGGCAAACAGTCAAGGAATTGTGACGGAAATTTTCCCTGTAAAAGAGAGAGGAAAAGCTTTAGGGTTAATTGGAACGTTTGTCTCCTTAGGGAGTATTACAGGACCAAGCTTAGGAGGCATTATAATCTCGAGCTTAGGTTGGGAATATATCTTTTGGATAAACATACCAATTGGTTTTATTGCTATTGCTTTAGCGTGGAAGATACTGCCTAAAGATGTAACAATAACAAAGACAAAGATAGATGTAGCAGGAAGCTTATTATTCAGTTTTTCCATTATTCTATTTATCGGCGGTTTATTACTTGGTCAACAATATGGATATGCAAACTGGTTCATCATCGCTTCTATTATAATCGGGGTTCTTACATTCATCAGTTTTATCATTGTGGAATATCGAAAAGAAAGTCCAATGTTAGAACTCTCTATCTTTAAGAATCCGCTTTTTTCCATCAGTATTTTTTGTGCGTTTATTGTCTTTATCGCTAATTTTTGTTTTAATATCCTATCTCCTTTTTACACACAGGATATTCTAGGGTTATCAGCATTACATTCGGGTTATATTCTTATGCTCTTTCCCATTACGATGGCGATTGTTGCTCCTATTAGTGGTTCATTATCCGATAAAATAAGCGGACAGGCTATTACTTTTGTAGGACTATTAGTAATGATTGTAGCACAAATTGGCTTAACCTTCCTTCATGAAGGAAGCACACTGATAAGTCTTGCATTATGGATTATTATGCTTGGAGCAAGCACTGGTCTCTTCCAATCCCCTAATAATTCGTTAATTATGTCGACTGTGGAACGGAAACAACTAGGAATTGCCGGCAGCATTAATTCGCTTGTTCGTAATTTAGGAATGGTTGTCGGAATTTCCCTTGCAACAAGTATATTATTTTCTGTTATGAGTATAAAAGCAGGCTATCGAGTAACTGCCCTTATTCCTGGTAGACCTGATATTTTTCTTAGTGGGATGCATGTTGTATTTCTCGTTTCGAGCAGTCTTTGTTTTGTTGGCCTGCTTCTTACAGGTTGGAGATATATGACTTCTCGTAAAGTAGAATCGAAAAAAGTTCGGAATGCTTCTTAA
- a CDS encoding MerR family transcriptional regulator translates to MEYTVHALGKLAGVSTRTLRYYDEIGILKPARINSSGYRIYGQNEVDRLQQILFYRELDVPLDTIKKMMASPSFDVKEALKEHHEKLLAKKEQLHQLIANVEKTMETIEGRRTMSDKEKFAGFKKKMIEDNETKYGKEIREKYGEEIIEQSNAKLMNMSENDYRSMVEVEKTLFSTLQEALKEGNPAGHAGQKAADLHKQWLSFTWPEYTMEAHAGLAEMYVADNRFTSYYDKVQVGATAFLRDAILIYTGMTSES, encoded by the coding sequence ATGGAATACACCGTACATGCATTAGGGAAGTTAGCGGGAGTAAGTACAAGAACATTGCGATATTATGATGAAATAGGCATTCTCAAGCCGGCGAGAATCAATTCATCAGGATATCGTATCTATGGACAGAATGAGGTGGATCGATTACAGCAAATTCTGTTTTACCGGGAGCTAGATGTACCATTAGATACTATTAAGAAAATGATGGCTTCCCCTTCTTTTGACGTCAAAGAAGCATTAAAGGAACATCACGAAAAACTCCTGGCTAAAAAAGAACAGCTACATCAGTTAATTGCGAATGTAGAAAAAACGATGGAAACAATAGAAGGGAGAAGGACGATGTCTGATAAAGAAAAATTTGCTGGTTTTAAAAAGAAAATGATAGAAGATAACGAGACGAAGTATGGAAAAGAAATAAGAGAAAAGTATGGAGAAGAGATTATTGAACAATCCAATGCTAAACTGATGAATATGTCAGAAAATGATTATCGAAGCATGGTTGAAGTGGAGAAAACACTATTTTCTACCTTGCAAGAAGCATTAAAGGAAGGGAATCCTGCTGGTCATGCTGGGCAAAAAGCAGCGGATTTGCACAAGCAATGGCTTTCTTTTACATGGCCTGAATATACAATGGAAGCACATGCAGGCCTTGCAGAAATGTATGTTGCTGATAATCGTTTTACTTCTTATTATGATAAAGTCCAAGTTGGCGCAACTGCCTTTTTGCGGGATGCTATTTTGATATATACCGGGATGACTTCTGAAAGTTAG
- a CDS encoding GntR family transcriptional regulator produces MNKYEAIAIEVKRRIKENFYPLDHPIPDEISLSKEFSCSRMTMKRALDKLVMEGLLYRKRGHGTFIVQSALHDSRVNVLSNEIMGLSKLLEGEKIESKIIKFEVHFPSEEVAAHLAIDVKTPVYYLIRLRSVKEEPYVLEITYMPTTIITGLNDDVLFGSIYEHITKTLGLTIAGSHRKIRACKSTELDHEHLACALDDPILEVEHVGYLNNGMPFEYSFSRHRYDKFEVTSVNLKR; encoded by the coding sequence ATGAATAAGTATGAAGCGATAGCAATAGAAGTTAAGCGTCGAATTAAGGAAAACTTTTATCCATTGGATCATCCGATACCTGATGAGATTTCCTTGTCTAAAGAGTTTTCCTGCAGTAGGATGACCATGAAAAGGGCATTAGATAAACTAGTGATGGAAGGGCTTCTTTATCGAAAAAGAGGGCATGGCACCTTCATTGTTCAATCTGCTCTACACGACAGCCGAGTAAATGTTTTGTCAAATGAAATTATGGGATTGTCAAAGCTATTAGAGGGCGAGAAGATAGAGAGTAAAATCATTAAATTCGAAGTTCATTTTCCATCAGAAGAGGTTGCGGCACATTTAGCAATAGATGTGAAAACACCTGTGTATTATTTAATAAGATTAAGATCAGTGAAAGAAGAACCATATGTTTTAGAAATTACTTATATGCCAACAACAATTATTACAGGACTAAATGATGATGTTTTATTTGGATCCATTTATGAACATATTACAAAAACATTAGGATTAACGATTGCTGGATCTCATCGAAAAATAAGAGCATGTAAATCTACTGAGCTAGATCATGAACATCTTGCCTGTGCATTAGATGATCCAATCCTTGAAGTAGAGCATGTCGGATATTTGAATAATGGGATGCCATTTGAATATTCCTTTTCCCGTCACCGATATGATAAATTTGAGGTTACAAGCGTAAATTTAAAACGTTAA
- a CDS encoding DsbA family oxidoreductase, which translates to MKIEVWSDFVCPFCYIGKRRLEIALEQFPFKDQVEVEFKSFELDPNAEAYSGKSIHEVLAGKYRMSIEEAKNANENVGNQAASTGLSYDFDNMKPTNTFDAHRLTKYAKTVGKEKELTEKLLQAYFTEGKLISDSQVLVEIGKSVGLGEAEQQKVLADATSFANDVRIDEALASQIGVTGVPFFVINQKYSVSGAQPTETFKRVLEQVWQEEHPAPKFQDLSGTDAQGVVCTDEGCEVPKK; encoded by the coding sequence ATGAAAATTGAAGTATGGTCAGACTTTGTTTGCCCATTTTGCTATATTGGTAAACGTCGTTTAGAGATTGCGTTAGAACAATTTCCCTTCAAAGACCAAGTTGAGGTTGAATTTAAGAGCTTTGAATTAGATCCTAATGCGGAAGCTTATTCAGGAAAAAGTATCCATGAAGTACTTGCTGGTAAATATAGAATGAGTATCGAGGAAGCGAAAAATGCAAATGAAAATGTTGGGAATCAAGCTGCAAGCACAGGCTTAAGCTATGATTTTGATAATATGAAACCAACGAATACATTTGATGCACATCGGTTAACAAAATATGCGAAAACGGTTGGAAAAGAAAAAGAGCTAACAGAGAAATTATTGCAGGCTTATTTCACAGAAGGAAAACTAATAAGTGATTCTCAGGTATTGGTGGAAATCGGAAAATCAGTAGGGCTGGGAGAAGCAGAGCAACAAAAAGTATTAGCTGATGCTACTAGCTTTGCAAATGATGTCAGAATTGACGAAGCACTTGCTAGTCAAATTGGCGTAACAGGAGTTCCATTCTTTGTTATTAATCAAAAATATTCTGTTTCTGGAGCACAACCTACTGAAACCTTTAAACGTGTTCTCGAACAAGTTTGGCAGGAAGAACACCCAGCTCCTAAATTTCAAGATTTGTCTGGAACAGATGCTCAAGGTGTAGTATGTACGGATGAAGGCTGTGAAGTTCCGAAGAAATAA